The following DNA comes from Actinomycetes bacterium.
GCCCACGCGATGACGCCGCCGCCGACGTGCACCGCGTCGGAGAACCCGGCGCCCTTGAGCACGGCGAGCGCCTCCGCCGAGCGCATGCCCGTCTTGCAGTAGAGCACCACCGGCTTGTCCTGCGGCAGCTCGGCGAGGGCCTCGCCGGCGAGGATGCGGTCCTTGGGGATCAGCGTGGTGCCCGGGATCGAC
Coding sequences within:
- a CDS encoding rhodanese-like domain-containing protein; this translates as SIPGTTLIPKDRILAGEALAELPQDKPVVLYCKTGMRSAEALAVLKGAGFSDAVHVGGGVIAWANQIDPSLPTY